Below is a window of Terriglobia bacterium DNA.
TGAAACCTCCGAAGTAGCGCAACTCGACCACGCGCGCCAGCTGCGGATCGGCGGCTGCCAGGCGCTAGAGCGCCAGGTCGACCTCCAACAACAAGCCCAGACGATCATCGACCGCCGCATACGTGATCTCCGCTTCCTCGAACGCGACGGCGTGTGCGCCTCCGCCACGCTTGGCATAGCAACGCGAACGGGCGTAATCGACCAGAATCCTTCGCATCAACTGAGCGGAAACGCCGAAGAAATGGCCGCGGTTCTGCCATTGCACGTTTTTCCAGTCCATCAGCCGGAGGTAGGCTTCGTTTACCAGCGCCGTTGCCTGCAAGGTGTGACCGGGACGCTCGCGCCCCATATATCCGCCGGCCAATCGATACAATTCCCGGTAAACAACAGGAGTCAGCTGCTCCAGCGCGCTTTCGTCACCCTCGCTCCACGCCCGCAGCAGCTTCGTCAGTTCGCCGGACGATATCTCTGCCATGCGTCTACTGTATCCCTCCCGTCAACTTCACGGACTCCCGAAAATTTCCGAATGGGTGATAGCCGCCCGGCCGGATTCCCGCCTTACTTGATAGAAGCGAATTTTTGACGTTCAACAAAAGGAGTTCACCATGAAATCGAAACAAATAAAGGCGGCCATCACAGCCGCTCTTTTGCTTGGAACTGTGATCGTGTTTTCCAGTAATACTGCTCTGGCTCAACAGACGCTGACGCTGAGGGCCAACATCCCGTTCGATTTTTATGCGGGACAGAAACTGATGCCTGCAGGTGCTTATCGGGTGCAAACTATCGGCCCGAACGTTATCCGGCTGACCCACGTCGATTCGTTCACGACCGTGGCGTTCTTGGTCCTGGGGGCGCCCGACTCGAAAGATGCCTCGCCAAGGATCGTCTTCAAGGCGTACGGCGGCGGCGACAAGTACCTCTCGGAGCTGTGGTGGGGACAGAAGGGCTCGATCGAGTTGCCTTCCCCGAGAGAACGCGAGCTGGCACTGGCATCTTCTCAGATCCGTGTATCCCTCAGTGCAGCGGGCCGTTAGGCACGGGATTTCTCAGCTGTGGCGCGCCCAACATGTAGTCGCGGGCTTTAGCCCGCGACTACATGTTGGGATCCGAACCCCTCACTTCGCTGACGTACTCGATTGCGTTTTCTGAACGACGTTGCCCAGCGTCCGGTCGAATTCGATATTGTTCTTCTTCAGTGTCATGCCCATCGACCGATCCAGCTCCACCAGCGCTTCGGTAAAGTTCACAAGCGTCTGCGCCTCGTTGGTCTGAGCCAGCGCAAGGAAGTTCTGATCGTTGATGATGAACTGAATCGTGGATGTCCCGAGATCGAACTTGGCCTGCTCGGCCTCCAAAGTATCCTGGGCAAGCTCGCGCGCGGTCTTCGCTGTGTCGATCCGCGCTTTATACATTTCGACAGCCATCAGGGAATTACGAACATCGAGGGCAATAGCCTGGACCGTGCTGTCCATCTGGTTGCGCGACATGCGCTGATCATTGAGCGCCTTCCCGTAAGCGGCGTTTGCGGCCTTGTTGTCGATCGGTATGACGACGGAGATGCCGCCCGAAAACCCAGTGTAGCCGTACGAGAACAACTGCCCCAGGGAACTGAAGGGGCCGCCCGGCACAGGAACAATGAAAGCAGGACTGTTGAGCAGAAAACCCCGGCGCTGCGCGCCTCCGACGCCATTCTGGTCGAATGACGCCGTTAAATCGATGACCGGCTTTCTCTGGTTGTTCGTGTACGTGATTTCGATGTCTTTATTCTTCAGGTCCAATTGCGCCTGGCGGAGTTCCGGCCGGTTCTCCAGGGCGATCCGGACCGCTTCTTCGAGCGTCGGAATCTGAGCGGCTTCCGGCCGGACCGGCAGATCCTGGGCTTTCAGTTTCATCAGAAACATCGACGGGTCTTTCTCGCTCGACACCAGCGTCTTCAACTGATCTTCCGCGGTCGTCACGGCGTATCTGGCCTGGACGAGCTGATCGTTGACCGTCGCCACCTGTGCTTTGGTAGGAATGAGATCGACCTGGGCCAGCGTACCAATTTCCACCTTTTGCCGGTTCTGGTCGAGCAGCGTTTGCGCCCGGGTGAGCGATTGCTGCGTCAAATCCAGGTTATCGCCCGCGAAAACAAGATTCCAATACGATTTCTGAGCCTGAACGATCAGGCTGGTGAGCTGGAGCTCGAACGCCGCCTCGGAACTCTTCTCCGTATTCTGCCCTTCCAGCACTTGGCGCAAATTCACAACCCGGCCGCGGTTTTGCAGAAGATGCTGGCCGACAGTGTAGGTCGCGCGACTCGTATAGGACGGATTGAAGATGGTGCTGCTGCTGTTCGTCAACAGGCGGACCATATTCAAGTCGACGCTGACGCTCGTACCCGAGGGAAGTAACTGCGAGACGTTGGCGTCGAGCAGTCCCGTGTTTGTAATTTGCGACATCGCGCCGTAGAACTGTGACGAACTCAAGGCAACATCCCGCGAAACATTGCTCGTGAGCCTCAGCGACGGCAACAACGCCTGCCAGAAGACGAGAGACTGGTAGTACAAGGACCGGGGAGCCATGCGGTCAGCGCGGATATTGAGGTTATTGTCGAGCATCATATTGACGACGTCGTTCATCGTGACCGGCAACTCGCCGGTCCGAAGCAACTGCCCCAACTGCCCGCCCGGCGAACTCGCAGCGGCGGGTGCCCCAACTGGTGATGGATCAGGGTGGGCATCATAACGATGCAGAAACTTATCCACCCAGTTCTCCGATGCCATGCCCGGTTTGGCAACCATCGTGATGAGTAGCAGAGCGATGAATGTCCTGGTGAGCTTCATTCGTAAACTCCAATGAATGAGATGCCGGAACTCCTGACTTCTTCTGTCACAAGTACTTATGAGTGTTTAGCTGAGGCGGAAGGCCGTCCGGAGGAGCCCAAAGCTGTATAAGATACAGCAATCCTGAAGTCCTGGGAGGAGAAATTGCTATCCTCCCGGCAACTTAGCAGTCAAAATGCCTACGCTTCACGCTGTTCGGAGGTCCAAATAAATGACCCGCATTGGTCTGATCCTTCTGATTGCCGCACTTCTGACG
It encodes the following:
- a CDS encoding TolC family protein, whose protein sequence is MKLTRTFIALLLITMVAKPGMASENWVDKFLHRYDAHPDPSPVGAPAAASSPGGQLGQLLRTGELPVTMNDVVNMMLDNNLNIRADRMAPRSLYYQSLVFWQALLPSLRLTSNVSRDVALSSSQFYGAMSQITNTGLLDANVSQLLPSGTSVSVDLNMVRLLTNSSSTIFNPSYTSRATYTVGQHLLQNRGRVVNLRQVLEGQNTEKSSEAAFELQLTSLIVQAQKSYWNLVFAGDNLDLTQQSLTRAQTLLDQNRQKVEIGTLAQVDLIPTKAQVATVNDQLVQARYAVTTAEDQLKTLVSSEKDPSMFLMKLKAQDLPVRPEAAQIPTLEEAVRIALENRPELRQAQLDLKNKDIEITYTNNQRKPVIDLTASFDQNGVGGAQRRGFLLNSPAFIVPVPGGPFSSLGQLFSYGYTGFSGGISVVIPIDNKAANAAYGKALNDQRMSRNQMDSTVQAIALDVRNSLMAVEMYKARIDTAKTARELAQDTLEAEQAKFDLGTSTIQFIINDQNFLALAQTNEAQTLVNFTEALVELDRSMGMTLKKNNIEFDRTLGNVVQKTQSSTSAK